The nucleotide sequence AATTAAATAATTTGGAGGTTAAATTTTATGAAAAAAATATTATTAGCTTTATTTGTTATGTGCTCAGCACTTTCATTCTCAGCAAAAGTTATTAAAGCAACTAATATAGAAGTTAAAGGAAATATTGTATATGAAGCTGGACAAAATGCTCCTTATACAGGTTTTATCGAAACTTATAATGAAAAAAATGTTTTATTAGCTAGAAGTGAATTTAAAAATGGTATACAAGATGGTAGCTCAAAAATATATTTTCCAAATGGTAAATTATATAGTGAAGCTACTTTCCAAAACGGTAAACAAGTTGGAGTTCAAAAAGATTACTATGAAAATGGTAAAGTAAAAATAGAAACAACTTATAAAAATGGACAAAAAACTGGACCTGCTAAAATTTATGATGAAAATGGTAGATTGGATACTGAAGCTAACTTAGTAAATGGTAAAGCTGAAGGATTAGTAAAATCTTATTATCCTAA is from Fusobacterium periodonticum ATCC 33693 and encodes:
- a CDS encoding toxin-antitoxin system YwqK family antitoxin; protein product: MKKILLALFVMCSALSFSAKVIKATNIEVKGNIVYEAGQNAPYTGFIETYNEKNVLLARSEFKNGIQDGSSKIYFPNGKLYSEATFQNGKQVGVQKDYYENGKVKIETTYKNGQKTGPAKIYDENGRLDTEANLVNGKAEGLVKSYYPNGKIRTEENYKNDERDGISKAYDENGKLIQQATFKNGQQVK